From one Bombus pascuorum unplaced genomic scaffold, iyBomPasc1.1, whole genome shotgun sequence genomic stretch:
- the LOC132915630 gene encoding DNA-binding protein Ikaros-like — protein sequence MVASVRPSEHALRIKPIDPEIYDDSFSVDTNTGNENETATFEGESSDGVYRINGESACPQENTYLENNKSEPDKRTSKHKLPSDNRISCNVCLLSFQTKHLLELHNELYNGDSFKCNNCTAIFTMRISLIRHLKKQCRTKKWHGYRCNFCNRMFSYKKHVQSHLFHAHENAICSGESKITKTSPESLEKSKNSNGIVMAESNTSHSPSPKHVNSSINISLKPPNSSNDTPTKGSSSKIKSTHPKRLNDSHGTLSKRMTQTVLTDLISLDKDKPNDEWVSRKKVIDTENIPGTATIIPTSTLETFSNKTSTASEVIQMSTSVKRIESPVRKRLFVQTHVNLETMTSLLSNEIKAESESSNTSHNMSYNLRPVKRCSSPSYDFYDLLEFKTSERSRPSCTKNKSHYIFNQSTRSAPESKRKECVVLLENCDKFLEPTSFVSNENEDENEDENEDENEDKILKNVNEEFEGFRETSSADNLPLTADTIASKRFNEFAKSFAHRLIVPQQESVEFKKNFKVNRQKRFQCHICKKSFSLKENLCEHMKLFHTIYMSSICNARYTSMNKLLSHYLRQHIVFKRRECCVCYEKFDTSALLKRHMILHCVETIRSKKDSLPVDVEINCNVLKKQHRCKGCRKRFWLYSCLKQHENLHMLATHTPSCSATKNYKFFLSSVIKDL from the exons ATGGTTGCAtctgttagg ccTTCTGAACATGCATTAAGAATAAAGCCAATCGATCCAGAGATCTACGATGATTCGTTCTCAGTTGATACGAATACAgggaatgaaaatgaaacagcGACGTTTGAAGGTGAATCTTCGGATGGCGTTTATCGTATAAATGGAGAATCCGCGTGTCCTCAAGAAAATacttatttagaaaataacaaatcgGAACCTGATAAACGAACAAGTAAGCATAAATTACCTTCAGACAACAGAATAAGTTGCAATGTTTGTTTGTTAAGTTTTCAAACTAAACATTTATTGGAACTGcataatgaattatataacgGTGACTCATTTAAGTGTAATAATTGCACTGCAATCTTCACTATGCGTATTTCGTTGATACGTCATTTGAAGAAGCAATGTCGTACGAAGAAATGGCATGGATAtagatgtaatttttgtaaccgAATGTTTTCCTATAAAAAACATGTCCAATCTCACTTATTCCATGCGCATGAGAATGCAATATGTTCTGGTGAAAGCAAAATTACGAAAACATCTCCTGAATCGTTAGAAAAGTCGAAGAATTCGAATGGTATAGTAATGGCAGAATCAAATACTTCACACAGTCCCTCCCCCAAACATGTAAATAGctcaataaatatatctttgaaacCACCTAATAGTTCAAACGATACACCCACCAAGGGTTCGAGCAGCAAGATCAAGTCTACGCATCCGAAACGGTTAAACGATTCGCATGGTACACTTTCGAAAAGGATGACGCAGACCGTCCTTACAGACTTAATATCGCTGGACAAAGACAAACCGAATGACGAATGGGTTAGCCGGAAAAAAGTTATCGATACGGAGAATATACCTGGTACTGCGACTATTATTCCAACTTCGACGCTCGAGACATTTAGTAACAAGACATCAACGGCTTCAGAAGTTATTCAGATGTCCACTTCTGTTAAGCGAATCGAATCTCCTGTTAGGAAAAGACTGTTTGTTCAAACTCATGTGAATTTAGAAACAATGACATCTTTATTaagcaacgaaataaaagCTGAATCTGAAAGCTCCAATACCTCGCACAATATGTCTTACAACCTTAGGCCAGTGAAAAGATGTTCTTCTCCTTCATAtgatttttacgatttattgGAGTTTAAGACCTCTGAAAGATCAAGACCATCTTGTACAAAAAACAAGTCTCACTACATCTTTAATCAAAGTACAAGATCTGCGCCTGAGTCTAAGCGTAAAGAATGTGTAGTCCTTTTGGAGAACTGCGACAAATTCTTGGAGCCTACTAGTTTTGTGtcaaacgaaaacgaagacgaaaacgaagacgaaaacgaagacgaaaacgaagacaaaa TATTGAAAAATGTGAATGAGGAATTTGAAGGTTTTCGTGAAACAAGCTCGGCAGATAACTTGCCTTTGACAGCTGACACGATTGCGTCAAAGCGATTCAATGAATTTGCAAAATCTTTCGCTCATAGATTAATCGTACCTCAACAAGAATCGGTCGAGTTTAAGAAGAACTTTAAGGTCAATCGGCAGAAAAGATTTCAATgtcatatttgtaaaaaatcgtTTTCTTTGAAGGAGAACCTGTGCGAGCACATGAAATTGTTCCATACGATTTACATGTCGAGCATATGCAACGCGCGTTACACGTCCATGAATAAGTTACTATCTCACTATCTACGTCAGCATATTGTGTTTAAACGAAGGGAATGTTGCGTGTGTTATGAGAAGTTTGACACGTCGGCATTGTTGAAGCGACACATGATTTTGCATTGTGTGGAGACCATAAGATCAAAAAAAGACTCTCTACCGGTCgatgttgaaataaattgcaatgtATTGAAAAAACAACACAGATGCAAAGGTTGTCGCAAACGATTTTGGCTATACTCGTGTTTGAAACAACATGAGAAT CTTCACATGCTTGCTACTCATACGCCTTCGTGCTCGGCTACTAAAAATTACAAGTTCTTTTTAAGTTCTGTAATCAAGGATTTATGA